The genomic interval CCGGGGCCACGCGGGCTGACAACGCGCGGTTCTTTTCCGACGGCGATGTTCCGCGGCTGTGCCTGACGCAGGGTCTCGGGACCATCCGGGAAGCCAAACTGGCAGTGCTGGTGGCAATGGGGGAGAACAAGGCCGCCGCTGTGCAGGCCATGGTGGAAGGTCCGGTCAGCGCCCACTGCCCCGCGTCGGTGCTCCAGCTACACCGCCGGGCAGTTGTCATCCTGGACCCGGGAGCAGCTTCGCAGTTGAGCCTGCTGGACTACTACCGGGAAGCCCAGGACTTCAACGACAGGCTGGGCCAGACACCCACAAGGCCATGGCTCCGGCAGCCGGTCAGCCGTTGAGGTGTGTGACGCTCGTCGCGTTAGATTCCGCAAAATGAAATTTTGCTATCATGACATGGAATAACTGCTGAACTAGAGGAGGCGGCGTGGACGCTCGGCTTGAGGCCATCCGGAATACGGTACTGGCGCGGAACCCAGGTGAAGCTGAATTCCACCAGGCAGTGACCGAGGTCTTTGAGAGCCTTGGCCCCGTCCACGACCGGCACCCCGAGTTGCTTGAAGCCGCCATCCTGGAGCGGCTCTGCGAGCCCGAACGCCAGATCATCTTCCGCGTCCCGTGGACCGACGATTCCGGCCGCGTGCAGATCAACCGTGGCTTCCGGGTCGAATTCAATTCCGCCCTTGGCCCCTACAAGGGCGGCCTGCGCTTCCACCCCTCTGTCTACCTGGGCATTGTGAAGTTCCTGGGCTTCGAGCAGATCTTCAAGAACGCCCTCACCGGCATGCCCATCGGCGGCGGCAAGGGCGGCTCGGACTTCGACCCTCGCGGCCGCAGCGATGCAGAAGTGATGCGGTTCTGCCAGTCGTTCATGACCGAGCTCTACCGGCACATCGGCGAGTACACCGATGTGCCGGCCGGTGATATCGGCGTCGGCGGCCGTGAAATCGGTTACCTCTTCGGGCAGTACAAGCGCATCACCAACCGCTACGAATCCGGCGTCCTCACCGGGAAGGGCATGTCCTGGGGCGGTTCCCTGGTGCGGCCGGAAGCCACCGGCTTTGGCACCGTCATCTTCACCCAGGAGATGCTGAAAACCCGTGGGTCCTCCTTCGACGGGCAGCGCGTGGTGGTGTCGGGTTCCGGCAACGTGGCCATCAACGCCATTGCCAAGGCGCAGACGCTCGGTGCCAGCGTGGTGGCCTGCTCCGACTCCTCCGGATACATCGTGGATGAGGCGGGAATCGACGTCGCGCTCCTCCGCGAGGTCAAGGAAGTTGAACGCGGACGCCTCAAGGATTATGCAGTGCGTCGCCCCGGCGTTTCCTATGTGGAAGCCGGATCGGTGTGGGATGTCGACGCAACGGTGGCGCTGCCCTGCGCCACGCAGAACGAGCTCGACGGCGATGCTGCCGCGCGGTTGGTCCGCAACGGCCTGGTCGCGGTCGGCGAAGGCGCCAACATGCCCTCCACCCGCGACGCTGTCTCGGTGTTCCAGGATGCCGGCGTGCTGTTCGGGCCCGGCAAGGCCGCCAACGCAGGCGGTGTGGCGACATCGGCGCTCGAGATGCAGCAGAACGCCAGCCGCGATTCCTGGTCCTTCGAGCACACGGAACAGCGGCTCACCGAGATCATGGTGGGAATCCACCACCGCTGCGCGTCAACCGCCGACGAATACGGCGACCCCGGCAACTACGTGCTGGGCGCCAACATCGGCGGCTTCGTCAAGGTGGCTGACGCCATGCTCGCGCAGGGTCTTATCTGACGGCATGCCGGCAGTTTCCTGACCGTGCATTTGCCTCTTGACCGTGCATTCGCGGCGGTCGAGACATCGCCGCCCTTCACACGGCGGGTTAGCTGTGTGACGGGTTAGCTGTGTGAGCAGAGCAGGGTGCCGTCCTGCACTTCCAGCACTGCTGCCCGAATGTGGCCGAGGTGGCTCTTGGGGTCCGCTGTCATGCCGTCGATATCCTCGCCGTTCCAGTGCGGGTGCGTGAAATACACGATGAGCGCCCGTTCTTTACCGTCTGCCGTGGCCTCCAGTGGCACCACGTCCGCGTGCCGGCCTACTACCGGACCGCCGTCGGCTGTTTCAGGTGCCGTCAGGATGAGCCCGTCAGAATTCTCCTGCCGCGTCCAGCCGCCTGAGGCGTCCTCGGACCGGTAGATCGCCTGGCCGCGCCATTCGTCCACGATCATCCAGAACTGCCCGTCGAGCTTGAAGACTTTGGGTCCTTCGTGCGGACGCCCGGCGATGGTCAGGCCTTCAAGAACCCACGACGACGGATCTGCCGGGGTCCTGCTTACCGCACTGTACGTGTTTGATCCCCGGGATTCATCCTTGTACCAGAGCCGGTATTGGCCATCCCCGCAAACGGCGACGGCGGCGTCGATGACGCGAGGGGAGTCCAGATCGATGGGTCCCAGGTGTTCCCAGGTAACCAGGTCCCGGCTGGCGAGCTGGACAATGGATGCGGTACCGGTCCAGTCCGTACGGACGCCGCCGAGGACCGTCAGGTACATGATCCATTGATCGCCGATCCGGACGACGTCGGGCGCCCAGAGTGTGGCGGGCAGTTCAGTTCCTGGCGGGACCAGTCCGTCCAGGGTTCCTTGATACGCCCAAGTGAGTCCGCCGTCGGCTGAGCGGGCCACTCCAATGGCTGTGCCGTGGACCCACTCGACGCCGGTCAGCCCGGGTTCCGTGGCGCGTCGCTGCGTGTAAAAAAGCACCCAGTCGCCGGTCAGGTGGTCGGGCACCAGGACGGGATCCGTGGGGCCGTCCCAGACTGGATCCCGGTAGGGAGTCCTGAAGGCATCAGCCCTGAGTGGCGGGACGCTGGATGCTGCAGGTTCACGGATTGAATCTGAAGCGGTGGCTTCGGTGCGCACGGGAATCTCCAGGTGGATGCGAAGTCAGAATTCCCTACAGCATATGCGGGAAATCGCTTTCCCGCAGCTGCTTCCCTGCTGCGGTGGCAGGGCTCAGCCGGTGTTTGAGCAGGGGACTGGAGCTGCCGCACCGTCCCTAGCTGGAGGTGCCGCGCCGGCCCCAGGCTGTTGTGTCAGCCAGAGGAAGTCGGGTACGGATGGGAAAGGTGCCGGCTCTGCTTCTTGGAGGCGGCGCAGCCATTTCCGCTCCGGCTCTGGGTCTGGGTCTGCCGGCAGATGGCTTTCGGGCAGGGCAGGGCCAGGTTCCTTATGCGGGAGTTGGTTCAATATCTGGTTTGGCCAGATGGGTGGTTCCCAGTCCGGGTGTTCGCTGGCGTAGTGGCGGCCTGTGGGTGAAATCCAGCCGGGCGGTTCGCTGGAACTCGCCGTGGCGGGTTTCCAGGGTGTGGTGTGTTTGAGCCGGTGGTGCTTGGGGCAAGGCTGACCGAGATTGCTGATCCCGGTGGTCCCGCCCTGCTGCCAGGCGAGGAGGTGGTCGGCTTCGTTGTCCAGCGACTGGTTGCTGCAGCCGGGGAACGGGCACTTCCCATCCCGCAATCTGAGCCATTGGCGCATGGCTTTGGGGATCCGGTAGCTGTCACGGCCGATTTCAAGCGATGCTCCGTCGCGCGGATCGGTCAGGACGCGGTGGAACGAATCGGCGCCGTCGGCGACGAGGCTCCGCGCCATGGACGGCGGGATGGGCCCGTACCCGTCGAGCATCGCGGGTTCATCGGTCAGGCCCATCAGCGCAAACACCGGCACGGTGACCAGGACCTGGGCCCTGGGTGACGGGATCAGATCGGCCTGCCCGCCCAGAAGCCACGCCGCGGCGCTGTCGACGCGGAGTTGGGTGAGGGTCCTGGACTCGGTGGGGCCCTGCAGGGCGCGGGCGGCGGTGGTGGCGCGGTCCCAGATCCCGGCGGCCTGATCGGCCGGGAGGTAGGCGGAGAGCCAGGCCATGCCGTCCCGGTCAGGGGAGTACTCAAGCCGCCGGTCCGCCGCGCTGCGGGTGTGGCGTTTTTCGATGCTGTCCGGGTGGTGGCGTTCGCGCCAGGTCCGGGCCTTGTGACGGAACCGGGACGGGACCATTTCTCCGGCCGGGCCACCCCTCGCCGGGTTGGGCGCGTCCGGGTCCAGGAAATGCGCTTCCAACGCGGCCGCGCCGGCGGGATCCAAGTTGTGTGTTTCGTCAATCATGATCCGGGCGTGCTGCCACGAAATGGTCCCTGCTTCCAAGGCGGCGAGCGTCAAAGGCAGAGCGGTGGTCAGGCGGTGTGCTTCGCCCAGCAGCGCGTCACCCATGCGTTCGCTGACGGTCAGGGCGCAGGCGACCTCGGCCACGATGCCCATGTCCTGGGCGGTCTGCTCCTGAGGGGAAGTGATGGGGCCCGCGATGGTCTGAGCGGCGTCGTCGTAACCGCTGGCGGCATGGACCTTCACGGCAGCGAACATGGCTTCCATCCCCGCGGTCCCCGACAGGACGGTCAGGCAAAGCTCAGCCTGCCAGCGAGCCAAGTCCCCACACATCGCGGACGGCCCAGGTGCTGAAGGGCAATCAGCCGGGCTGGCCACTGGATCCACGGCCGTCCCACGAAGCACACCGGCCATCTGCAGGGCAGAGGCCGCGATGGTCTCCAGAATCTCTGCCGCTGCCGTGTTGTCCATACCTCCATCATGTCCAGGGGGTACGACATTTTAGGGTGACAGACTCCACACCCGGCATGACAGGTCAGAACGCCCCGCGCTAGTAGCGTGTTCACCTCCGCCGCACTCCTGAAGGACATAACGATCAACCGCTCCGCCGCCACCAAAGCACTGACGCTGTTCACCACGCTGCTTCTCGCCAGCGCCCTCACCGGTTGTGACGCCGAAGCCCAGGCCGCAACGCAGGCCGCAAACAAGGTGGCCGAAGCGGTCGGGGAAGCACCGCCGTCGGGCAACTCCGGCGAATCATCCGTGAGGCCAGCCGACGTGGCGACGGCCCTCGCCCAGCTGGAGACTATCCCGGTGAAGGGGCGCGCACCCAAGACCGGCTACACCCGCGAGGAATTCGGCCCCGCGTGGGCGGACGTCGACCGAAACGGCTGCGACACCCGGAACGACATCCTCGCCAGGGACCTCGAAGGTGAGACGTTCAAGCCCGGTACACAAAACTGCGTCGTTGCCACCGGTACGCTGGCCGACAAGTACACCGGCACAACCATCAGCTTTGTCCGCGGCAACACCACCAGCTCCGCCGTCCAGATCGACCACCTCATCGCCCTCAGCGACGCCTGGCAGAAGGGCGCCCAGCAGCTCAGCGACGAACAGCGCAGGCAGCTGGCCAACGATCCGCTGAACCTCATGGCTGCCGACGGGCCCACCAACAGCGCCAAGGGCGACAAGGATGCGGCCACATGGCTCCCGCCAAACAAGGCGTTCCGGTGCGAATACGCAGCCCGCCAGACCGCCGTGAAGGCCAAGTACAGCCTGTGGGTCACCCAGGCCGAGCGGGACGCGATCGCCGGTATCCTGGCAGGCTGCAGTTAGACGGCCCCGGGACGCGAACGAGAGCTCAGTCCTTGAACAGGCCCGCGAGGTCCTCGGCCGTGATCGACCCGCTGGACAGGGCGTCGCCTTCCATCACATCCGCGAACAGCTGCGACTTCCGGGCCTTCAGGGCCATGACCTTTTCCTCGATCGTGTCCTTGGCCACCAGCCGGTAGACCATCACATTCCGGGCCTGCCCGATCCGGTGCGTCCGGTCCACGGCCTGCGCCTCGGACGCGGGGTTCCACCAGGGATCGAGCAGGAAAACGTAGTCGGCCTCGGTCAGGTTCAGGCCAAAGCCGCCGGCCTTCAGCGAAATCAGGAACACCGGCGCGCTGCCGTTCTTGAATTCGTTGACGACGTCGGTACGGTTCCGGGTGCCGCCGTCGAGATAGCAGAACTCGATCTTCTCCTCCACCAGCCGCTCGCGGACCTTGCCCAGGAAACCGGTGAACTGGCTGAAGATCAGCGCCCGGTGGCCCTCGGCCACCAGGTCCTCCAGCTGCTCGAACAGCACGTCCAGTTTGCTGGACCGGACGCCGGACAGCGACGGATCCACCAACGACGCGTCCAGGCTGAGCTGACGCAGCAGGGTCAGCGACTGGAAGATGGTGAACCGGTTCTTGTTCACGTCCTCGATCAGGCCCAGGATCTTCTGCCGCTCGCGCTGCAGGTGCGTCTGGTAGACCTTCTGGTGGCGCGGGTTCAGCACCACCTCCAGGATCTGCTCCTGCTTGGGCGGCAGGTCCTGGATGACCTGGTCCTTGGTGCGGCGCATCATCAGCGGACGGACGCGACGGCGGAGCTTGTCCAGCTGCCCCTTGTCGCCGTTCTTTTCCACCGGCTTCTGGTAATACTCGGCGAACCGTTTGGGGCTCGAGAACAGGCCCGGCGCCACGATGGACGTCAGCGCCCAGAACTCCATAAGGTTGTTCTCCAGCGGCGTGCCGGTGATGGCCAGCTTGAACGCCGCGGGCAGCTTCCGGGCGCACTGGTAGGCCTTGGACTGGTGGTTCTTCACAAACTGGGCTTCGTCGAGCACCAGCCCCGCCCAGGTCTTGGACGCGTAGGAATCGTAGTCGATCCGGAAAAGCGCGTAGGACGTGATCACGATATCCGCGCCGGCAAGTTCAACGGCCGCATCCTGGCTGTTCTTGGCGAACGTTTCGCTCACAATACGGACCGTGAGGCCGGGAGCGAAGCGTGCGGCTTCCGCCGCCCAGTTGCCCACGACGCTGGTGGGGGCCACCACCAAAAAGGGAGTCACGCCGTCGGGCGCCGGAACTGGCGCCCCGGCAGAATCAGCACCCTCAGACACAGACGCGGCCTGCTCCTTCGCCGCGCACATCAGGGCGAGTGCCTGCACGGTCTTGCCCAGGCCCATGTCGTCGGCGAGGATCCCGCCGAGGCTGTGCCGGTACAGGAAGCTGAGCCAGTTGTAGCCCTCGAGCTGGTACGGCCGCAGCTCCGCATTGAGCGAGGGAGGCAGCGGCAGCCCGTTGATCCCGCCTTCGAGCAGCCCGCCCACGGCCTCACGCCAGGCGGCGGCCTGTTCATCGACAATGCCAAGCTGCGCGAGCTCGTCCCAGAGCCCGGCCTGGAAACGGCTGATCTGCAGCGGGGCGTCCTTGTTGTCCTGCAGCGAGCGGGCCTCCTCGATGAGGGCACGCAGCTGGTGCAGTTCCGGCAGGTCCAGCGAGAAGTAGGCGCCGCTGGGCAAGAGCATCTTGGTCTGGCCCGCGGCCAGTGCGGAGAACACGGCCGCAAACGACACCGGCTGGCCCTCGAGCGAGATCTGGATGCCAAGGTCGAACCAGTCGCGCTGTTCCGTGGCCTTGGTGGAGATGGAAACGACCGGCGCTTCCTCGGCCTCGCGGTAGTCGGCGATGTCGCCGGCCGTGTCCACTGATACGTCCGGCGCGTTCCGGAGTTCGGGCAGGACGTCTTCGGTGAAGGCCAGGGTGTCCAGGCCGCTGAGTTCGGCGGACGCGGACAGGCGGGGCGTGCCCCAGCCGCCGGTGGCCGATTCGCCCAGGGCCGGAACAACGTTCCACGGCTGGCCGATGCCCTCCAGGATGCGGGCCTCGGCGGTGTCGTCGCGGTAGCCGTGGTCGCCGGGGTGCCGCCACAGCGGTTGGGCCGTGACCAGGTTTCCGGACTTGTAGTGCCATTCCCAATGCAGCCGGACCCGGTGGTCCGCGCCGTAATTGGCCAGCAGGGAAAGGGTCGGGAGGGCCAGGGCGGGCAGCGCCACCGACTCGTCCGTTGCCGTGACCCGGGCAGCCTGCTTGAGCTTCGGGTAGAAGCCGGTGAGGAAGCGCGTCTCGTCCTTCGCCGGAATGTGCAGGGTGCTGCCGGCAGTCACGAAGGTCAGCAGTTCCTCGCTCAGCCCGTTTTCCAGCGGGGCCAGCGTGATCACATTGTCCGCGGAAACACCGGGCAACGCCTCCCCGCCCGTGGTCAGGAAAATGCCGTGCGCGGGGCGGCCAATGGTCCCCACCGACGCCGGATCAACGTCTTCCCCCTCAACGGTGATGGTGGGCGCGAGCTCCAGCCCGCCGTCGTCGTGCGTTGCGCCGGGAGCCGCAGCGTCCCCACTCACAGGCGAGCCGTAACGGCTCAAATTAAGCCCGACGGCGGCGGGAGACTCCGCGAGCCGCACCGGCTCGGTGCCGCGGCTGTGAACCAGGGCGAGGCCGATCTTTTTGGCGTCGACGAGCAGGCTCCACATGTTCTTTCCGGCGAACGTGTTCAGGCCCAGCCACAGCGCGGAGGAGTTATGAACGCGGTTGGCAGCGGCGGTGTGGGCGGCCAGGAATGCCTGCATCCACTCGATGTGCGCCTCGTTGCATTCGCGGCGGAAGTTCAGGTAGCTCAGGGTGTTCCAGGAGACGTCGCCGCGGATCCACTTGCCCTTGGCGCCCATGATCACGGGCCGGGCCTTGAGCTGGCGGACGCTGCGGAGCGGGTCGCGGCGGCCTGTGTAGGAGAAGTGCGGCGCCGGTTCCTCGATCTCGAACTGGAGGGCCAGCGGGATGCCGCTGATGGACTGGGTGATGCCCGGCTGCGAGATGAGCGGGCTGAGGGCCTGCTCCCAGTCGGCCAGGTCCAGGCTGGCGGGCTGGCGGGAAAGCCGGGACACTTCAGCCGGGGCCAGGAGCTGGACCCGGATGGCCGGGTTGTCCTCGGCGGCGAACAGCAGCGCGGCCACGTGCTTGCAGTCCTTGCGGACGGGGCAGCTGCAGACACCCACGGTGCAGCTCCAGCCGCCCGATTTCCGCACCAGCTTGGCCGTGGTGGAGTACGGGACGTCGGCACCTCCCCGGACCTTGCCCAGCATCAGCCCGGTGGCGGCGTCGAACGACATCCCGGAAACCCGGCTGCCCATGGCATACGCCAACCCGGCCGCGAGGGAGCGGTCGTTAATGGCGGGGGTCTGTATTGCCAGTGCCGCACTCTCGTCCGGTTGGGATGGCATGGTGCGCGCTACTTTCAGCTGGCCACGGGGGTGCCGTGTCCGATCGGAGGTTATCTGCTTCATCTTAGTTCGCCCGGCGGGAGCCTGAAACTTCGCCTGACGTTCACTTCCGCCTCAACACGGCGCCGCCCCCGCCGACGTAGCGTGAAAGTGTCCCGAGCAGCACCCGGCATTCAGCAGTGAGGAATCCCATGACCAAGAGCCAGAACCCTGTCGTCCTGACCCAGGCCAGCATCGAAGCAGGCAGCGAGGATGTCGTAGATGCCAACGTTCACGTGGTGAACGCCATGTACGGGAAACTGCTCGACGCCGGCGAGATCGCGCCCGCGGCGCTCGGCAGCTACTACGTTGACTTCTACGTCACGCAGTCCTTGGAGGGCGGCTTCGCCCAGTACGTGTTCACCGCGGACCGCGACGAAGTGGACCCGCTCATCCGCGAGGGCCTCGCCGGCATGGGCGCAAACGCCCACCTGGAACTCTTCAACCGGACCGTTGCGGCGTTTGATGCCCTGTCCGAGGAAGACGAGGAGCGCTACCTCGACGGCGACCTGGACACCGAGGAAGAGTCCAACGACGCAGTGCGCACCATCGAAGAGCTCGACGGTGAGTTCGAGGAACTGTTCGAAACCGAAAACATCACGGCGCTCAACGCCGCCTGGCTCCTGTCCCAGGAAGGCCTGCTGGTGCTCGACGAAGAAGAGCTCGACGCCTACATCGAGCGCCAGGTTGCGCTCATCCCCAACCTGGAGGAACGCCAGGCCGCGGCCGACGAGGAAGCACTGGAGGACGCTCCGGACTTCGAGGTCATCATCCGCGAACTCTGCGACATCGCCGGCTACACGCTCCAGAAGATCACCATGGGCGACCCCAACTACATGCACGACGGCGAGAAGACGCTGGCCTGGCACTTCACCACGGACCACGGCGACTTCATCATGGTCGAGGACGACGAAGAGGCGTTCATGATCAACCCGGAGACCCAGGAAATCGTCGCCGCCGTTGAGTTCGAGGAAGCGGACGACGACGAGATGATCGACGCGTAGAACCCTCACCACGGCTGCGGGCCGGGTTCGTCGGAAGTTTCCGGCGACCCGGCCCGCTGTTGTTTCCTGCTGTTAGGTGTTCTGGTCCAGCGCCCTGGCGAGGATTTCCAGCAGTTCCTCATCCACCTGGTCCAGAGACGTGAGCCGGACGCGGCGGTCGAAGGGATCATCGGCCCGGGTCTTCAGGGCTTCCAAACGCCTGCCGGTAGCTGCGTCGAGGCGGAGCGCGACGTCCACGGCGGTGTTGGTGGTCCGGGTGACCTGGGCGAACTTCCGTCGTGGGCTGTGCAGCGAGACGTAGCCCTTCCGCATTTGGATCTCCACGCCCTCGGTGGCCGCCGCCCACGCCAGGAGCGCATCGGCGATGGGCCGCAGCTCCGGGTGGTTGATGTACTGGCCATCGATAAGCTCGTCGGCGTCGCGCAGCATAAACTCCGGATAGCCGAACAGCTCCCACGAGACGGCGTACTGCGCATAGCCCGTGACGCCGTGCTCGTCGCGCATCCAGTGGCGGAGCTCGGCGTCGTTCTTCAGCCCGGCGGAGCGTGCCTGCTCGGCCCAGTACCCGACGTCGTGCCCCGTCTTTCGCAGGAGCAGGGCTTTGTTGCTGTCCACCATGGCTGCCAGGTCTTGGCCGTTTTCTGCTGTTCCGGAGTGATCGCCATGCCTCGATGCTAGTGCGGTCCATGGGCCGGAGCCGGGCCCTGGAAAAGAAAATTGGGAGGCGCCGTAACTTTCCCGGTCCGGCCAGCGATGAAGGGGGTGAAGGGTTCCTCACGGAGCCGGATCTGAATTGTTCTCTAGGTTTTGGAGTGTCACATGTCGTTGTTCACTGTTCTCGCCACCAGCAAAATCGCCGCCGGAGTACTCGCCGCGGGCACCCTGGCCGTCGGTGGAACCGGCGTCGCAGCTGCTTCCGGCGCCCTCCCGGCCGACGCACAGCAGACCGCCCACGAACTGCTCGGCGCCCCGGCCCCCAAGCTGGCCGCTGAGGCCACCGAGTCGGCTTCCGCAAACGCTTCCGGCGATGCAGCAGTAACCGGCGAAGCAGCCGTCTCCGAGGATGAGGTCGCAGCCGAGGCCAACGCCTCCGCCGCCGCCACCGCAGTGGACGCAGCTGGCGCCGCAGCCTTTGGCCTCTGCACCGCCTTCGCCAACGGTGGACTGAACGAAGCCTCTGAAGGCTTCTCCTCGCTGGTCATCGCCGCCGAAGGCGAAACGAATGTTGATGCCTTCTGCGCCGACGTTGTCGCGCAGGGTGCCGGGTCCGCTGACGCCGACGCTGCTGGCGAGGGTTCTGCCGCAGCCAAGGCTGAGCGCCCCGAGCTGCCCGCTGTTCCTGCCGTTCCCGCCGTGCCGGCAGTTCCGGGTGTCGACGGCGAGCCTTCCGTTCCCGCCGTTCCTGCTGTTCCCGCCGTACCGGGCGACGCTGTAGACGTTCCCGCCGTTTCGGGCCAGTAGGACCTGCTCAGCTAGTGTGGACTGCGGGAACCGGCTCCGGACGGACCGGATTCCCGCAGTCCACATGGCAGCCAGATAGCTGACCGACCGCAGCTGACCGACAGCAGCGGAGCACGCCGCGCCGAATACCGGGATGAGCGACTACGCTGCCCGGGATGGAGGAGCCACTGGTGCTAGACACTTTGGCCGAAGAAGACATAGATACATTTGCAGACACAGCCGGTGCTGATCCGGCTGTGCTCTTCGGCGCTGTCTATCGAACCTTGTCCGGAGCGGTCCTGGGCTACCTCAAGGCCCGTGGCGTGGATGATCCCGAGGCTGTCACCCAGGACGTGTTCCTGGCGTTTTTTCCCCAAGATTGGTGAGCTGACCGGCGGCCTTCAGGGCGCCAAGTCGCTGGTATTCTCCATCGCCCACGCCCGGATGGTGGATTACTATCGGCGGGTTGAACGCAGGCCGGACTTCACTCCGTACGACCCCCTGCAGGACGGGCGCAGCACGGCGTCCGCAGAGGACCACGCCTTGGGCCACGGCGGCGGCGCGACTGCCCTGCTTGAAGGCCTCTCCGATGAACACCGCGAGGTCCTGGCACTGCGGGTGGTGGCCGATCTTTCCATCGAACAGGTGGCCGGCATTATGGGCAAGTCCCAGGGTGCCATTAAGCAGCTCCAACGCAGGGCGCTGCAAAACCTCAAGGACCAGACTCTTAGAAGAAACCAGGCAGATCATGAGTGACACCGCAGGCTCACGCAACGGTTCCCGCGACGACGCGTCTGTTGACCGGCTGCTGCTGGAGGCAGGGCTGGACGACGGCGGCCTCCGCCCCGCTCTGCTGGAACTCCGTGCACTCGCAGCCGAGCAGCCAACGCCCTCCGCTGCGGTTGCCGCGCTTATGAGGCCTGCCGTGACACAGACTCCTGCCGTAACACAGACTGTTGTCCCGACGCCTGGACCGAGCCACGCGGCAGCGACCCGTCACCTGGCCGTGGCGGCATCCCCTCAGTCAGAGCCCGCCGTAGCCCCCGCCGCGGCAACCGGCCAGGTCACCGCGGCCACCGACGAGCTTGCCGCCCGCCGTCGTGCCAAGCGCAGAATCACCCTCACTACATTGTCCGTCGCGGTTTCGCTGGCGGCCGGCGGCGCCGTTGCCGTGGCCTCCGATCAGGGGATCCGGGATTCCATCGGCCAGGTCAACCACGCAGTTACATCCTTCGTGTCCACCGTTGGCGGCGGGCCTGCCCCCGCGCCGGTGGAGACCCCGGCTCCGGGACCGGGCCAGCCAGCCGTCCCTGCCGTAGGACCCACCGGGACGGCTGACACTGTGCCGGTTCCGGCCGTACCGGGATCCGGCTCCAGCCAGGCCACGCAGCCCACTCCGGCCCCCTCAGGTTCAGTGCCGGCAGTGCCCGTGCCGGCCCTTCCCCTCCCCGAAAACGTCACACCGGGTATGCCGGGTGGGCCGCTGAACGGCGAGGGACAGCCCCCGGCCCTGCCCCTGCCGGCCACGCCTCCAGTCCCGCTGCCCGGCCTCCATCCTTAGGCGGTCAACCCGTAGGCGGTTCGTCCGTGGGCGCCAGAACGGTCAGTAGCCAGGACGGTCCTAGCCTGAACGGTCAGTAGCCTGACGCCGCTTTCGGGATCATTTCCCCGGCCGGCGTGGCCAGATACCAGACGTTGTTGACGCCCTGCCCCAGGATGTCGCCGGGATTCTTGTCCTGCGCGAAGTAGTACAGCGGCAGTCCGTTCAGGGTCACCTGCTTGGCCCCGTCCGGCGTCGTGATTGTCCCGAGAGTGCCGGTGACCCCCTCGGCGGCAGGCGTGGCCGCTGTGGTGAGGAGTGGTGGCCACGCGGTCAGGCACGCTCCCGTGCAGGCGCTGGTGCCGGAATCCTTCACGTCCTTGGTGAAGAAATAGACGCTCATGCCGGCGGCGTCCACCACGATGTTGCCGGCGCTGGAGGATGCTGTCTTGAGGTCGACGGCGGCCGCTGCGGTGGGGGAGCCAGCGGTCGGGGCGGCGGACGTGGCGGCCGGGCTGGTGGCCGCCGGAGTGGTTGTGGTGGTTCCGGGGCTGCCGCCGCAGCCGGAAAGTGCGGCTATGAGAGCCGCTGCGGCAAGACCTGTGCACAAATGCTGTTTCATGGAATGCTCCTCGGCTGGGGCCCGGCGTAGATCACCGGACGCTAACCGGTACGACGCACCAGGGTGAAGAATGGTTCAAAGTGAACCGTTTTCCGTCCGCCGACGTTATATCGCATGAGTGCTCGGAGCTTCAGCGTCGTTGTAGGCGCGCATTTGTAACCGCAGACCGGATCAGGGACAGGAGGGCGGCATGCCGCTGGACGAGGACGTGGTGG from Pseudarthrobacter sp. SSS035 carries:
- a CDS encoding HNH endonuclease family protein, translated to MFTSAALLKDITINRSAATKALTLFTTLLLASALTGCDAEAQAATQAANKVAEAVGEAPPSGNSGESSVRPADVATALAQLETIPVKGRAPKTGYTREEFGPAWADVDRNGCDTRNDILARDLEGETFKPGTQNCVVATGTLADKYTGTTISFVRGNTTSSAVQIDHLIALSDAWQKGAQQLSDEQRRQLANDPLNLMAADGPTNSAKGDKDAATWLPPNKAFRCEYAARQTAVKAKYSLWVTQAERDAIAGILAGCS
- a CDS encoding glycoside hydrolase, encoding MRTEATASDSIREPAASSVPPLRADAFRTPYRDPVWDGPTDPVLVPDHLTGDWVLFYTQRRATEPGLTGVEWVHGTAIGVARSADGGLTWAYQGTLDGLVPPGTELPATLWAPDVVRIGDQWIMYLTVLGGVRTDWTGTASIVQLASRDLVTWEHLGPIDLDSPRVIDAAVAVCGDGQYRLWYKDESRGSNTYSAVSRTPADPSSWVLEGLTIAGRPHEGPKVFKLDGQFWMIVDEWRGQAIYRSEDASGGWTRQENSDGLILTAPETADGGPVVGRHADVVPLEATADGKERALIVYFTHPHWNGEDIDGMTADPKSHLGHIRAAVLEVQDGTLLCSHS
- a CDS encoding HNH endonuclease signature motif containing protein, with protein sequence MDNTAAAEILETIAASALQMAGVLRGTAVDPVASPADCPSAPGPSAMCGDLARWQAELCLTVLSGTAGMEAMFAAVKVHAASGYDDAAQTIAGPITSPQEQTAQDMGIVAEVACALTVSERMGDALLGEAHRLTTALPLTLAALEAGTISWQHARIMIDETHNLDPAGAAALEAHFLDPDAPNPARGGPAGEMVPSRFRHKARTWRERHHPDSIEKRHTRSAADRRLEYSPDRDGMAWLSAYLPADQAAGIWDRATTAARALQGPTESRTLTQLRVDSAAAWLLGGQADLIPSPRAQVLVTVPVFALMGLTDEPAMLDGYGPIPPSMARSLVADGADSFHRVLTDPRDGASLEIGRDSYRIPKAMRQWLRLRDGKCPFPGCSNQSLDNEADHLLAWQQGGTTGISNLGQPCPKHHRLKHTTPWKPATASSSEPPGWISPTGRHYASEHPDWEPPIWPNQILNQLPHKEPGPALPESHLPADPDPEPERKWLRRLQEAEPAPFPSVPDFLWLTQQPGAGAAPPARDGAAAPVPCSNTG
- the gdhA gene encoding NADP-specific glutamate dehydrogenase, with translation MDARLEAIRNTVLARNPGEAEFHQAVTEVFESLGPVHDRHPELLEAAILERLCEPERQIIFRVPWTDDSGRVQINRGFRVEFNSALGPYKGGLRFHPSVYLGIVKFLGFEQIFKNALTGMPIGGGKGGSDFDPRGRSDAEVMRFCQSFMTELYRHIGEYTDVPAGDIGVGGREIGYLFGQYKRITNRYESGVLTGKGMSWGGSLVRPEATGFGTVIFTQEMLKTRGSSFDGQRVVVSGSGNVAINAIAKAQTLGASVVACSDSSGYIVDEAGIDVALLREVKEVERGRLKDYAVRRPGVSYVEAGSVWDVDATVALPCATQNELDGDAAARLVRNGLVAVGEGANMPSTRDAVSVFQDAGVLFGPGKAANAGGVATSALEMQQNASRDSWSFEHTEQRLTEIMVGIHHRCASTADEYGDPGNYVLGANIGGFVKVADAMLAQGLI